DNA from Mesorhizobium loti R88b:
TGCCGGCGCCGTTCTCCAGACCCACCGAAATGCCATAAGCCTGCACCAACGCCAGCAGGACCGTGCCGTAGCGTGTGTACTGGTTGATGACCTTGCGGCCCTGCTCGCCTTCCTTCTTCAGCGCTTCCAGCGAGGGAATGACCGATGTCATCAGCTGCATGATGATGGAGGCGGAGATGTAAGGCATGATGCCGAGTGCAAAGATCGCCATGCGCTGCACGGCACCGCCGGCGAACATGTTGAACATGCCGAGCACGCCCTTGCTCTGCGAGGAGAAGGCCTGGGCGAAGGCGTCGGGATTGATGCCGGGAAGCGGGATGTAGGTGCCGAGGCGATAGACGAGCAGCGCGCCAATGGTGAACCAGATGCGCTTCTTCAGGTCCTCTGCCTTGGCGAAGGCCGAGAAATTCAGATTCGAGGCTAGTTGTTCAGCAGCCGAAGCCATGCCTGATTCTCCGCTTGGTAACGCTTGATGGCCCGTGAGGTCAGGCGGTGCGTTTCACCGAAGCTCACGAGATAAGCTCCGGGCCCTAAACATGCAAGCGGCCGCGTTGACGCGGCCGCCTAATTGAACACATCAAAGCTTGATCGTAAGCAAAAACGGGATCCCATTCCTGCCGATCGCGCTTCAAATTGCCGTTACTCGGCAGCTGCCTTTTCCGGCAGCTTGACCGAACCGCCAGCCTTTTCGATCTTCTCGATCGCGGCCTTGGAGGCACCGGCGACGTCGAAGGCGAGCTTCGCCTTGATCTCACCGTCCGAGAGGATGCGCACGCCGTCCTTGACGCGGCGAATGACGCCGGCGGCAACGAGCGATTCAGCCGTCACGGTTGCCTTGGCGTCGAGCTTCTTGGCGTCGATGGCGACCTGGATGCGAGCCAGCGACACGACGGTGAAGCTCTTGGCGAAGATGTTGTTAAAGCCACGCTTCGGCAGGCGACGGTAGAGCGGCATCTGGCCACCCTCGAAGCCGTTGATGGCGACGCCGGAGCGCGCCTTCTGGCCCTTGACGCCGCGACCGCCGGTCTTGCCCGAGCCGGAACCGATGCCGCGGCCGAGACGCTTCTTGGAGTGCGTCGCGCCGTCCTTGTCACGCAGATCGTTGAGTTTCATCTGGGTTCTCCTGCGCTTTGGCTCAGCCCTCGTCCACGACGCGGACGAGATGCTGAACGGCGGCGATCATGCCGCGCACGGAAGGCGTATCTTCCAGGGTGCGCTGCTTGTGCATCTTGTTGAGGCCGAGGCCGACCAGCGTTGCGCGCTGTTCCTTCGGGCGGCGGATCGGCGAACCGATCTGCTCAACGGTGATGGTCTTGGTTGCTTTCTTGGCCATGGTCAAAATCCCTGGTCAGATCGACTATTCTTCAGCCGCTACGGCGGTGCCGCGGCGGGCCTGAAGGGTCGAATACTTGATGCCGCGAGCAGCAGCCACATCCTTGGGATGCATCTGGCTCTTCAGCGCGTCGAAGGTGGCGCGAACCATGTTGTAGGGGTTCGACGAACCCATCGACTTGGCAACCACGTCATGCATGCCGAGCGTCTCGAAGACGGCGCGCATCGGGCCGCCAGCGATGATGCCGGTACCCTGCTTGGCAGCGCGCAGCAGCACGCGTCCAGCACCCCAGCGTCCTTCGACGTCGTGATGCAGCGTACGGCCCGAACGCAGCGGCACGAAGATCATGTCGCGCTTGGCCGATTCAGTTGCCTTGCGGATA
Protein-coding regions in this window:
- the rplO gene encoding 50S ribosomal protein L15, coding for MKLNDLRDKDGATHSKKRLGRGIGSGSGKTGGRGVKGQKARSGVAINGFEGGQMPLYRRLPKRGFNNIFAKSFTVVSLARIQVAIDAKKLDAKATVTAESLVAAGVIRRVKDGVRILSDGEIKAKLAFDVAGASKAAIEKIEKAGGSVKLPEKAAAE
- the rpmD gene encoding 50S ribosomal protein L30 yields the protein MAKKATKTITVEQIGSPIRRPKEQRATLVGLGLNKMHKQRTLEDTPSVRGMIAAVQHLVRVVDEG
- the rpsE gene encoding 30S ribosomal protein S5; this translates as MAQERRDGGRGRDREERDDGMVDKLVHINRVAKVVKGGRRFGFAALVVVGDQKGRVGFGHGKAREVPEAIRKATESAKRDMIFVPLRSGRTLHHDVEGRWGAGRVLLRAAKQGTGIIAGGPMRAVFETLGMHDVVAKSMGSSNPYNMVRATFDALKSQMHPKDVAAARGIKYSTLQARRGTAVAAEE